The proteins below are encoded in one region of Nitrospira sp. CR1.1:
- a CDS encoding type II secretion system F family protein, translated as MAVFSYRAARADGTTFEGHIEGDDEHVARAKLEADGLLVFRLSRSGAGFGVPGLSAGRWGKLPLQDFLVFNQELLALIKAGLPVLRVWDLLIDRTQRAPFREALKAVRQDIRGGASASEALGKHATYFSDLYLATIRAGEQSGNLAEVLQRYIAYLKLMISLRQKVTKALAYPGFLVVVGVAVVGFLLSYVMPTFISVYGESSANLPTPTRLLISVIHMGEAQLIPVAIIVIVALVMGRAWYQTSAGRLSVDRNLLRLPLLGIILVEHHTIQLTRTLATVLAGGTPIVEALEIARGAVSNRFVSRGLVSAVNEIREGSTLAAAIERPKILPKLAIEMLSVGEETGSLEPMLRDVAEFYEGDLDVRLSQLTTWIEPVLLLVMGLLVGGIVIIMYLPIFQMAGTIQ; from the coding sequence ATGGCTGTCTTCTCCTATAGAGCGGCTCGCGCGGATGGAACGACCTTCGAGGGCCACATCGAAGGCGATGACGAGCATGTGGCCAGGGCCAAGCTCGAGGCAGACGGTCTGCTGGTATTTCGTCTTTCCCGAAGCGGAGCGGGCTTCGGTGTGCCGGGCCTGTCCGCCGGCCGTTGGGGAAAGCTTCCCCTTCAAGACTTTCTCGTGTTCAATCAAGAGCTACTGGCCTTGATCAAGGCGGGGCTGCCGGTGTTGCGGGTGTGGGATCTCCTCATTGATCGCACCCAGCGTGCGCCTTTTCGAGAAGCGCTCAAGGCCGTCCGGCAGGATATTCGTGGCGGGGCCTCGGCATCTGAGGCCTTGGGGAAGCATGCGACCTATTTTTCAGATCTCTACCTGGCCACCATCCGCGCCGGTGAACAGTCAGGAAACTTGGCGGAGGTGCTGCAGCGGTACATTGCCTATTTGAAACTCATGATCAGCCTTCGCCAAAAGGTGACGAAGGCATTGGCGTATCCGGGTTTTCTCGTGGTGGTCGGCGTGGCGGTGGTCGGATTTCTACTGAGTTATGTCATGCCGACGTTCATCTCTGTCTACGGCGAATCATCCGCGAATCTGCCGACGCCCACGCGGTTGCTCATCTCCGTGATTCATATGGGGGAGGCGCAATTGATTCCCGTGGCCATCATCGTCATCGTGGCGCTGGTGATGGGCCGCGCATGGTACCAAACATCGGCCGGACGCTTGTCCGTAGACCGGAACCTGTTGCGGTTGCCGTTACTCGGGATCATTCTTGTGGAGCATCATACAATCCAATTGACGCGTACGCTCGCCACGGTATTAGCGGGAGGCACCCCGATCGTGGAGGCGCTGGAGATTGCGCGGGGCGCTGTATCGAACCGCTTTGTGTCACGAGGGCTGGTGTCCGCGGTCAACGAAATTCGCGAAGGCAGTACGCTTGCGGCCGCTATTGAGCGGCCCAAAATCCTGCCCAAGCTGGCAATCGAAATGCTGTCGGTCGGGGAGGAAACCGGCTCGCTTGAGCCGATGCTCAGGGATGTCGCTGAATTTTATGAAGGCGATCTCGATGTACGGCTCAGTCAGCTGACCACCTGGATTGAGCCGGTCTTGCTGCTGGTCATGGGGTTGCTCGTCGGCGGAATTGTCATCATCATGTACTTGCCTATTTTTCAAATGGCCGGGACGATTCAATAA
- a CDS encoding nucleotide sugar dehydrogenase, whose amino-acid sequence MQRQIAVVGLGYVGLPIAVAFGKSASVIGFDINKAKIDELRKGVDRTGEVSPQDLKSSRVRYTCEPSDLKTADFIIVAVPTPINDALQPDLTALKKASELIGANLSPGAIVVYESTVYPGATEEDCLPILEKASGMKSGIDFKIGYSPERINPGDKEHTLERIIKVVSAQDEESLEIVAQTYGLVVKAGIHRASSIKVAEAAKVIENTQRDLNIALMNELALIFHRLSIDTRDVLAAAGTKWNFLRFSPGLVGGHCIGVDPYYLTAKAESVGYHPQVILAGRRINNSMGKYVAEQTMKLLSQVERPVSDLRVGVLGLTFKENVPDLRNSRVPDIINELKEYGIQVAVHDPLAEPEEAVGEYGLRLSSWDQLKQLDCIVLAVAHREYLSMSVPELLKPLRKQRNNVVVDVKSVLSPDALPGSVKYWRL is encoded by the coding sequence ATGCAGCGGCAGATTGCGGTAGTGGGATTGGGATATGTCGGATTGCCGATTGCGGTGGCATTCGGTAAGTCTGCATCGGTGATTGGGTTCGACATCAATAAGGCGAAGATCGATGAATTGCGCAAAGGGGTGGATCGGACGGGGGAGGTCTCGCCGCAGGACTTGAAATCCAGCCGGGTTCGCTATACGTGCGAGCCGAGCGACCTGAAGACGGCTGATTTTATTATCGTCGCAGTGCCGACTCCGATCAATGATGCGCTGCAGCCAGATCTGACTGCGCTGAAGAAAGCTTCTGAACTGATCGGTGCGAATCTTTCTCCTGGGGCCATCGTCGTCTATGAATCCACGGTGTATCCCGGCGCGACTGAGGAAGATTGTCTGCCGATCCTCGAGAAAGCTTCCGGCATGAAGAGCGGCATCGACTTTAAGATTGGGTATTCACCGGAGCGCATCAATCCCGGTGACAAAGAACATACGCTGGAGCGCATTATCAAGGTCGTCTCTGCGCAGGACGAGGAGTCTTTGGAAATCGTCGCGCAGACGTACGGCCTGGTGGTCAAGGCCGGTATTCACCGGGCCTCCAGCATCAAAGTGGCGGAAGCGGCGAAGGTGATTGAAAACACGCAACGAGATTTGAATATTGCCCTCATGAACGAACTGGCATTGATTTTTCACCGCTTAAGCATTGATACGAGAGATGTGCTGGCGGCGGCCGGAACGAAATGGAATTTTTTGAGGTTCAGTCCCGGTCTGGTCGGGGGACATTGTATAGGTGTAGACCCCTATTATCTGACCGCGAAAGCAGAATCAGTAGGGTATCACCCCCAAGTCATCCTGGCGGGTCGGCGTATCAACAACAGCATGGGGAAGTATGTAGCCGAACAAACCATGAAGCTCTTGAGCCAGGTCGAACGACCGGTCAGTGATTTACGGGTCGGCGTGCTCGGACTGACGTTCAAGGAAAATGTTCCGGATCTTCGCAACAGCCGAGTCCCTGATATCATCAATGAGTTGAAGGAGTATGGGATTCAAGTTGCCGTGCACGATCCGCTCGCAGAGCCTGAGGAGGCGGTTGGAGAGTATGGGCTTCGCCTCTCCTCCTGGGACCAGTTGAAGCAACTCGACTGCATTGTTCTGGCGGTTGCCCATCGCGAATATTTAAGCATGAGCGTGCCGGAGCTGCTCAAGCCGTTGCGGAAGCAACGCAACAATGTCGTGGTTGACGTCAAGAGCGTCCTGAGTCCGGATGCCTTGCCTGGGTCCGTGAAATATTGGCGACTGTAG
- a CDS encoding prepilin-type N-terminal cleavage/methylation domain-containing protein, which translates to MARNTESGKCAGALSSSQGFTIIELMIVVTIVGILATLAVPSYHAAIIKAKEGALRQDLFSLRDVIDQHRADKGKYPESIQALVSAGYLRRVPTDPLTGATTSWQEMVDEAEGGMVDVFSGSELVGSNGVPYNQW; encoded by the coding sequence ATGGCTCGAAATACCGAGAGTGGTAAATGTGCAGGGGCCTTGTCGTCCTCGCAGGGTTTTACGATTATCGAGTTGATGATTGTGGTGACGATTGTGGGGATTCTTGCCACATTGGCGGTGCCCTCCTACCACGCGGCAATCATCAAAGCGAAGGAAGGGGCCTTGCGTCAGGATTTGTTTTCGTTACGCGATGTGATCGATCAGCACCGCGCCGACAAGGGGAAGTATCCGGAAAGTATTCAAGCCTTAGTATCAGCCGGCTATCTCCGGAGGGTCCCGACCGATCCGTTGACCGGCGCCACCACATCGTGGCAAGAGATGGTCGATGAAGCCGAGGGCGGGATGGTCGATGTGTTTTCAGGGTCCGAACTGGTCGGTAGCAACGGGGTACCCTACAACCAATGGTAA
- a CDS encoding prepilin-type N-terminal cleavage/methylation domain-containing protein: MVCNRRHCRTAAAPIGDCHQRRRPPVTIDLPRQVPGGLAGAAADGQTSRPKRAGGSRRSLRSGESAVKQSGVTLLELLVTLTILSILAAVALPFTKVSTKRTKEIELRQNLRVIRAAIDAFHLEWARDGDTLIGPACVKNRLSCKDVTGPYGYPKSLDALLGVKLTGEQATVRGTTIRRYLRSVPVDPMTGAADWRLRCYRDPASVKDWCGEDIYDVTTQSQELALDGSKYREW, translated from the coding sequence ATCGTCTGTAACAGAAGGCATTGTCGAACTGCGGCTGCACCGATCGGCGACTGCCACCAAAGAAGAAGGCCGCCTGTTACGATTGACCTTCCTCGCCAAGTCCCCGGGGGTCTCGCCGGTGCGGCTGCAGATGGCCAAACATCCCGGCCAAAACGTGCCGGAGGGAGCCGGCGAAGCCTCAGGAGTGGTGAGAGTGCGGTGAAACAGTCCGGCGTGACGCTGCTTGAGTTGCTCGTGACCCTGACGATTCTCTCCATCCTTGCTGCAGTTGCGCTGCCGTTTACCAAGGTTTCCACCAAGCGGACGAAGGAGATCGAGCTACGGCAGAATCTCAGGGTGATTCGGGCGGCAATCGACGCGTTTCATCTGGAATGGGCGCGTGACGGCGACACGCTGATCGGTCCGGCCTGCGTCAAGAACCGGTTGAGTTGCAAAGACGTCACCGGCCCGTACGGCTATCCGAAGTCGCTCGATGCCTTACTGGGCGTCAAACTCACAGGCGAGCAAGCGACGGTGCGGGGGACGACGATTCGGCGCTACCTGCGTTCAGTCCCCGTGGATCCGATGACCGGAGCAGCCGATTGGCGCCTGCGTTGCTACCGGGATCCTGCCAGTGTGAAAGACTGGTGTGGAGAAGACATTTACGATGTTACGACGCAGAGTCAAGAATTGGCGTTGGATGGCTCGAAATACCGAGAGTGGTAA
- a CDS encoding MBOAT family protein: MNFNSIEFAAFFICVLILYTLVFYRERWRDVLLLAASYFFYMSWNWKYAGLLAFSTIVDYSVGLVLAREQRPRARLGILIVSLTSNLGLLGLFKYYNFFMDVSGPAMALFGWDMSLFRHELLLPVGISFYTFQTMSYTIDIYRGEHVLERSFLKFAVFVAFFPQLIAGPIVRAKQFLPQLHHLPNVTTQRFHDGLFLVFKGLSKKVLIADLLATLAVDNIFTHPLTFSSWDLLIGLYAYTFQIYYDFSGYSDIAIGLAKMLGYDLPQNFNRPYLSQNVREFWTRWHISLSTWLRDYLYISLGGNRAAPWRVKMNLMITMFLGGLWHGAALHFICWGLYHGFLLSIARQGAKTGSPQTAIQRLLRQIGCFHLIAFGWLLFRVQDFNNFLDFIEGWSRLTVGTRLSGVFYIVLGLGIVLHLLPTPSLERFAQWWIMRPVPVQAVTYATLLLIYAGMTLEAPSFIYFQF, translated from the coding sequence GTGAACTTTAATTCAATCGAGTTTGCAGCATTCTTTATCTGCGTGTTGATACTGTACACCCTCGTCTTTTACCGCGAGCGGTGGCGAGATGTGTTATTGCTGGCCGCCAGCTATTTCTTTTACATGAGCTGGAACTGGAAATATGCGGGCTTGCTTGCATTCTCAACCATCGTCGACTACTCAGTAGGCTTGGTGCTCGCGCGTGAGCAGCGTCCGCGCGCCAGGCTTGGCATTCTGATCGTAAGCCTGACTTCTAACTTAGGCCTGCTCGGGCTATTCAAATACTACAATTTTTTCATGGACGTCTCAGGGCCGGCGATGGCTCTCTTTGGGTGGGACATGTCTCTGTTTAGACATGAACTCCTATTGCCGGTCGGCATTTCCTTTTATACGTTTCAAACAATGAGTTACACCATCGACATCTATCGCGGAGAACACGTCCTCGAGCGAAGTTTTCTAAAGTTTGCCGTCTTCGTCGCCTTTTTCCCCCAACTCATTGCTGGCCCCATTGTGCGAGCGAAGCAATTTCTCCCACAGCTACACCATCTTCCCAACGTCACCACCCAGCGGTTCCACGACGGACTATTTCTCGTCTTCAAGGGCCTTTCAAAAAAGGTGCTGATTGCCGATCTCCTCGCCACCCTCGCGGTCGACAACATCTTCACTCACCCCCTCACGTTCTCATCCTGGGATCTATTGATCGGCCTCTATGCGTACACGTTCCAGATTTATTACGATTTTTCAGGCTACAGTGATATAGCGATTGGACTCGCCAAGATGCTCGGCTACGATCTACCCCAGAATTTTAACCGACCTTATTTGTCACAAAACGTTCGAGAGTTCTGGACTCGTTGGCATATCTCTCTTTCAACATGGTTGAGAGATTACCTCTATATCTCCCTCGGCGGAAATCGAGCGGCGCCCTGGCGAGTGAAAATGAACTTGATGATCACGATGTTTTTGGGGGGCTTGTGGCATGGTGCCGCACTTCATTTCATTTGTTGGGGCCTATACCATGGCTTCCTGCTTTCTATTGCCAGACAAGGAGCCAAGACCGGCAGCCCACAAACTGCTATACAAAGACTTTTACGGCAAATCGGGTGCTTCCATTTGATCGCCTTCGGTTGGCTGCTGTTTCGAGTCCAGGACTTCAACAATTTCCTGGATTTTATTGAGGGATGGAGCCGGCTCACAGTGGGCACAAGACTAAGCGGCGTATTTTACATTGTATTGGGACTGGGTATAGTTCTTCACCTCTTACCGACACCGAGCTTGGAGAGATTTGCACAGTGGTGGATCATGAGACCTGTGCCGGTTCAAGCTGTCACCTATGCCACCTTGCTGCTGATCTATGCGGGAATGACGCTCGAAGCGCCATCCTTTATCTATTTTCAATTTTAG
- a CDS encoding LysM peptidoglycan-binding domain-containing protein: protein MKPRAGWSMCFQGPNWSVATGYPTTNGKAMNIMIQPQVPARRMGVGLRFGCWLAALLLCESWGGCARVTPNHEPAPTDLQVAADSLKVAVREAQRTAAELRTELDEQRKELADAQVARAQLQGMLRETERRLTEARQIIELQREELTSAREERERVAQAVQPFSGQGRASSGTAPSRSKSLMAGRDITTPTSVDTQEHMSEGSPVQEEATPQPLPRNREAASDVLVAPAAALPGSPLPKGKPLGRTIVVQGGDTLWRLARRHKVELEAIRALNGLSGNLIVAGRTLRLPEQGLQQAAVPTPTLGTLIQ, encoded by the coding sequence ATGAAGCCGAGGGCGGGATGGTCGATGTGTTTTCAGGGTCCGAACTGGTCGGTAGCAACGGGGTACCCTACAACCAATGGTAAGGCGATGAACATCATGATACAGCCACAGGTTCCTGCGCGACGGATGGGCGTCGGGTTACGATTCGGGTGCTGGTTGGCCGCATTGCTGCTGTGTGAGTCCTGGGGAGGTTGTGCGAGGGTCACGCCCAATCACGAACCGGCTCCCACCGACCTGCAGGTGGCGGCAGACTCCCTCAAGGTGGCGGTCCGCGAGGCGCAGCGCACGGCAGCGGAGTTGCGTACGGAACTGGATGAGCAAAGAAAAGAACTTGCCGACGCGCAAGTGGCGCGGGCACAACTTCAGGGCATGCTGCGAGAAACCGAGCGGCGATTAACGGAGGCCCGTCAGATCATCGAGTTGCAGCGTGAGGAGCTCACCTCAGCCCGCGAAGAACGGGAACGGGTAGCTCAGGCGGTTCAGCCGTTCAGCGGGCAGGGCAGGGCATCATCTGGGACAGCGCCTTCGCGCAGCAAGAGCCTGATGGCTGGTCGGGATATCACAACTCCGACGTCCGTCGACACGCAGGAGCACATGAGCGAGGGATCCCCGGTGCAAGAAGAAGCGACTCCGCAACCCCTGCCGCGCAATCGCGAGGCCGCATCCGACGTACTTGTCGCACCGGCGGCAGCACTCCCTGGCTCCCCACTTCCCAAAGGAAAGCCGTTGGGGCGAACGATCGTGGTGCAAGGCGGGGATACGTTGTGGCGGCTTGCGCGCCGGCACAAGGTTGAGTTAGAGGCCATCCGCGCCCTCAACGGCTTGTCAGGTAACCTTATCGTGGCCGGACGAACGCTCCGTTTGCCGGAGCAGGGTCTGCAGCAGGCGGCTGTGCCGACGCCTACTCTCGGCACGCTGATTCAATAA